A genomic segment from Halomonas sp. TA22 encodes:
- a CDS encoding mechanosensitive ion channel family protein: MPRLSIVVAGQGRALVMLLWGLMLIWVAMPLHAQTSPLVGLTGGGEEEAEQHDPQAFQRSLEEVIATLESAERRDALLENLRDLQQTSAQAEEQGFEMPRQGLLGAIADTFSEFGDQTEAGQSPLNIWQQQIDQALDEGAALLSAASYSELVRVVIDAAITAGAWVGMVILLMGGGRLLAKRRDWPLTLPREPRAWMVAVHFLRRVVPWGLAFALILAAVQFVEVGPGHILGLVFAYVALCGRLLSVVLDILFSVFTRGHRYVAVLHLRQRALRRFFAIGALVALADALESIRMIELLGEDLAVLLSVFSNILAALLAGSFVLRFKRPVKHLISNRPYFQRKRASATDEMIRVVGGLWHVPALLLVVASLLAMFVSVGDAGGALTRALISASLLVLTLVITGLIRRYSETVIQRRRISQYRKRLQRFGYALAHLFCWIAFAELSAQLWGGSLIGIGQQGVASARIGQALLAVGFTVLLAWLAWIFADTAIQRALTSSARVRGRRVNNARAQTITPLIRNVIFATIVVIASIVGLANLGVNVTPLLAGAGVIGLAVGFGAQTLVQDLITGVFILIEDSLAIDDFVNLGGHMGTVEGLTMRTVRLRDLDGILHIITFSQITSIHNMSRQFGIALMRLRVPHSMKIDDAIALVREVADELRQDPMMRHHIWSPLELQGVDRFEEGAAVLRMRMRTAPVMQWDVSRAFNLRFKQRMEAEGLDMAMPRMSIQMEAATGDEVDKASAETTGGGGMHDSAGRGPGEAGIADPGRRTSASGGSPEPDPGR, encoded by the coding sequence ATGCCCCGATTATCGATTGTGGTGGCTGGCCAGGGACGAGCGCTTGTCATGCTGCTGTGGGGCCTGATGCTGATATGGGTGGCGATGCCGCTGCATGCTCAGACGTCGCCGCTGGTGGGCTTGACGGGCGGTGGCGAAGAGGAGGCTGAGCAGCACGATCCTCAGGCCTTCCAGCGCTCCCTCGAGGAGGTCATTGCCACACTCGAGAGTGCCGAGCGGCGTGACGCCCTGCTGGAGAATCTGCGCGATCTGCAGCAGACCTCGGCACAGGCCGAGGAGCAGGGTTTCGAGATGCCTCGCCAGGGGCTGTTGGGGGCGATTGCCGATACCTTCAGCGAGTTCGGCGACCAGACCGAGGCTGGTCAGAGTCCGCTGAATATCTGGCAACAGCAGATAGACCAGGCGCTGGACGAGGGTGCGGCCCTGCTATCGGCGGCCAGTTACAGCGAGCTTGTGCGAGTGGTGATCGATGCGGCGATCACGGCAGGTGCCTGGGTGGGAATGGTGATCCTGTTGATGGGAGGCGGTCGACTGCTGGCCAAGCGCCGCGACTGGCCTTTGACATTGCCGCGCGAACCGCGCGCCTGGATGGTGGCGGTCCATTTCCTGCGCCGAGTCGTGCCCTGGGGCCTGGCCTTTGCGCTGATACTGGCAGCGGTGCAGTTCGTCGAGGTAGGCCCCGGGCATATCCTGGGCCTGGTATTTGCCTATGTCGCGTTGTGCGGTCGCCTGCTTTCGGTGGTGCTCGACATCCTGTTCTCGGTCTTCACCCGCGGCCATCGCTATGTGGCGGTGCTGCATCTGCGCCAACGAGCGCTGCGGCGCTTCTTCGCCATCGGCGCCCTGGTGGCGCTGGCCGACGCGCTGGAGTCGATACGCATGATCGAGCTGCTCGGCGAGGATCTCGCGGTGCTGCTGTCGGTGTTCTCCAACATCCTGGCGGCACTGCTCGCCGGTAGTTTCGTGCTGCGCTTCAAGCGACCGGTCAAGCATTTGATCAGCAACCGACCCTACTTCCAGCGCAAGCGGGCCAGTGCCACCGATGAGATGATTCGCGTCGTCGGGGGGCTGTGGCATGTGCCCGCGCTGCTGCTGGTCGTCGCTTCGCTGCTGGCGATGTTCGTCTCGGTGGGCGATGCCGGAGGCGCCTTGACCCGGGCGCTGATCTCCGCCTCGCTGCTGGTGCTGACCCTGGTGATCACCGGGCTGATCCGCCGCTACAGCGAAACCGTGATCCAGCGCAGGCGTATCTCGCAGTACCGCAAGCGCCTGCAGCGCTTCGGCTATGCGCTGGCGCACCTGTTCTGCTGGATCGCCTTCGCCGAGCTCTCCGCTCAACTGTGGGGCGGGTCGCTGATCGGCATCGGCCAGCAAGGCGTGGCCAGTGCGCGTATCGGCCAGGCGCTGCTGGCGGTGGGCTTTACCGTTCTGCTGGCCTGGCTTGCCTGGATCTTTGCCGATACCGCCATCCAGCGGGCGCTGACCTCATCGGCGCGGGTGCGTGGCCGGCGTGTCAACAACGCGCGCGCGCAGACCATCACGCCGCTGATCCGCAACGTGATATTTGCCACCATCGTGGTGATCGCCAGCATCGTCGGCCTGGCCAATCTGGGCGTCAATGTCACGCCGCTGCTGGCCGGTGCCGGGGTGATTGGCCTGGCGGTCGGCTTCGGCGCGCAGACGCTGGTGCAGGATCTGATCACCGGGGTCTTCATCCTCATCGAGGATTCGCTGGCCATCGACGACTTCGTCAACCTGGGCGGCCACATGGGTACCGTCGAGGGGTTGACCATGCGCACGGTGCGCCTGCGCGACCTGGATGGCATCCTGCACATCATCACCTTCAGCCAGATCACCTCGATCCACAACATGTCGCGCCAGTTCGGCATCGCCCTGATGCGCCTGCGCGTCCCGCACTCGATGAAGATCGACGATGCCATCGCGCTGGTGCGCGAGGTTGCCGACGAGCTGCGCCAGGACCCGATGATGCGCCACCACATCTGGTCGCCGCTGGAGCTGCAGGGCGTCGACCGCTTCGAGGAAGGCGCGGCGGTACTGCGCATGCGCATGCGTACCGCGCCGGTGATGCAGTGGGATGTGTCGCGGGCCTTCAACCTGCGCTTCAAGCAGCGCATGGAAGCCGAGGGGCTGGACATGGCGATGCCGCGCATGAGCATCCAGATGGAGGCTGCCACCGGAGACGAGGTCGACAAGGCGTCAGCAGAGACGACAGGTGGCGGTGGCATGCACGACAGCGCCGGGCGAGGGCCTGGAGAGGCCGGCATCGCCGATCCCGGCCGCAGAACCAGCGCGAGCGGAGGCTCACCGGAGCCTGATCCAGGCCGCTAG
- a CDS encoding amidoligase family protein yields MEPLPPPVSSNHEGNTRRVGVEIEFAGISPTDAAHLVCMQFGGQISVLGPHRMKVEGTRWGSFHIELDSQYVHPDAKVIDKPLGSDAQWRRQRHQIRVDLHNKTRELIGEVVAGLVPTEIVCPPVPWNELDELDVLFDALRVHGAKGTDASLLYGFGLHLNPEVPSFEIDTILAYLRAYLLLGEWLRHEIDVDITREVLPHANPFPKVYALKVFDPAYRPDLDTLIGDYIEHNPTRNRELDLFPLFAYLRPGFPHPVMRNALVKPRPTFHYRLPNAQLSNPAWGAAMEWNLWLEVERLAADTPRLEEQARHYLDHHLQSPLTRWLDRMRGWMKES; encoded by the coding sequence ATGGAACCCCTACCGCCTCCGGTTTCATCCAACCATGAGGGCAACACGCGCCGAGTCGGCGTTGAGATCGAGTTCGCCGGTATCTCACCGACGGATGCCGCTCATCTCGTGTGCATGCAGTTCGGCGGCCAGATCAGCGTGCTCGGCCCCCACCGCATGAAAGTGGAGGGCACCCGCTGGGGAAGCTTCCATATCGAGCTCGATTCTCAGTACGTGCACCCCGATGCCAAGGTGATCGACAAGCCACTCGGCAGCGACGCTCAATGGCGCCGCCAACGCCACCAGATACGCGTCGATCTGCATAACAAGACACGCGAGCTGATCGGCGAAGTGGTGGCCGGCCTGGTCCCCACCGAGATCGTCTGCCCGCCGGTTCCCTGGAACGAGCTCGACGAGCTCGACGTACTGTTCGACGCGCTGCGCGTGCATGGCGCCAAGGGCACCGATGCCAGCCTGCTCTATGGTTTCGGCCTGCATCTCAACCCAGAGGTGCCGAGTTTCGAGATCGACACGATCCTCGCCTATCTGCGCGCTTACCTGCTGCTGGGCGAGTGGCTGCGTCACGAGATCGATGTCGATATCACCCGGGAAGTGCTGCCGCATGCCAATCCCTTTCCCAAGGTCTATGCCCTGAAGGTGTTCGATCCCGCCTATCGCCCCGACCTGGACACGCTGATCGGCGACTACATCGAGCACAACCCGACGCGCAACCGCGAGCTGGACCTGTTCCCGCTCTTCGCCTACCTGCGCCCCGGCTTTCCACATCCGGTCATGCGCAATGCTCTGGTCAAGCCGCGCCCCACCTTCCATTACCGCCTGCCCAACGCCCAGCTCTCCAACCCCGCCTGGGGGGCAGCCATGGAGTGGAACCTGTGGCTCGAGGTCGAGCGGCTGGCAGCGGACACCCCGCGTCTCGAGGAGCAGGCCAGGCACTATCTCGACCACCATCTCCAATCGCCCCTCACCCGCTGGCTCGACAGGATGCGCGGGTGGATGAAAGAATCCTAA
- a CDS encoding gamma-glutamyl-gamma-aminobutyrate hydrolase family protein has translation MSRPLIGITTSDRKSLIAWFFDWLAVWRHGGRPLRLSPSRAKPEYLDGLIIGGGDDIEARLYGGEVQLDVRVDPQRDQLELELLERFIPRGCPVLGICRGAQLINVYLGGTLDSDIYTTHQGLKRRRTVLPRKTVDIVADSQLHRILEVSWCRINSLHHQAVQQAGRGIEIVARDRDGLVQGIESREHAFLLGVQWHPEWLIFNRPQQRLIRALVEASRVASSTSRQT, from the coding sequence ATGTCTCGCCCACTGATCGGCATCACCACCTCGGATCGCAAGAGCTTGATTGCCTGGTTTTTCGACTGGCTGGCGGTGTGGCGCCATGGCGGTCGCCCGCTGCGCCTGTCGCCCTCCCGCGCCAAGCCAGAGTATCTCGACGGACTGATCATCGGCGGCGGCGACGACATCGAAGCGCGGCTCTATGGCGGCGAGGTGCAGCTCGACGTCCGCGTCGACCCGCAGCGCGACCAGCTGGAGCTCGAGCTGCTTGAGCGCTTCATTCCGCGTGGCTGCCCGGTGCTGGGCATCTGTCGCGGCGCCCAGTTGATCAACGTCTATCTCGGCGGCACTCTGGACAGCGACATCTATACCACGCACCAGGGCCTCAAGCGGCGTCGCACGGTGCTGCCCCGCAAGACCGTGGATATCGTCGCCGACAGCCAGCTGCACCGTATCCTCGAGGTCAGTTGGTGTCGCATCAACAGCCTGCACCATCAGGCCGTGCAACAGGCGGGGCGCGGGATCGAGATCGTCGCCCGCGACCGCGATGGGCTGGTGCAGGGAATCGAGTCCCGCGAGCACGCCTTCCTGCTCGGCGTGCAGTGGCACCCCGAGTGGCTGATCTTCAACCGCCCCCAGCAGCGCCTGATACGTGCGCTGGTCGAGGCCTCTCGCGTCGCCTCGTCGACATCGCGCCAAACGTAA
- a CDS encoding OsmC family protein → MSIIKKASAHWEGDLKQGKGTVSTESGVLDANPYGFNTRFEGQPGTNPEELIGAAHASCYSMALSMILGEAGMTAESIVTQASVTLEKGDEGFSVTAIHLETRVKIPGADQAAFDDAANKAKEGCPISKLFKAEITLDATLES, encoded by the coding sequence ATGAGCATCATCAAGAAGGCTTCCGCGCACTGGGAAGGTGATCTTAAGCAAGGCAAGGGCACGGTCTCCACCGAGAGCGGAGTGCTCGATGCCAATCCCTATGGTTTCAACACGCGCTTCGAGGGGCAGCCGGGGACCAACCCTGAGGAGTTGATTGGCGCGGCTCACGCCAGCTGCTACTCCATGGCGCTGTCGATGATACTGGGTGAGGCGGGCATGACCGCCGAGAGCATCGTTACCCAGGCGAGCGTCACCCTGGAGAAGGGTGACGAGGGATTCAGCGTGACGGCCATCCATCTCGAGACGCGGGTCAAGATCCCCGGCGCCGACCAGGCGGCATTCGACGATGCGGCCAACAAGGCCAAGGAGGGGTGCCCGATCTCCAAGCTGTTCAAGGCCGAGATCACCCTGGATGCCACGCTGGAGAGCTGA
- the tpx gene encoding thiol peroxidase, which yields MKQVTRGGTPVDVAGDFPTPDTQAPALTLTDQELQDVTLADYAGKRKVLNIIPSVDTPTCAMSTRKFNELASSLANTVVLVVSADLPFAAKRFCGAEGLDDVITLSTFRHPEFHRDYGVALSSGPMAGLTARAVVVIDENDQVIYSQLVDEIKHEPDYDAALAALT from the coding sequence ATGAAACAGGTAACCCGTGGCGGCACCCCGGTGGACGTGGCTGGCGATTTTCCCACACCGGACACGCAAGCCCCCGCCCTGACGCTGACCGACCAGGAGCTGCAGGACGTGACCCTTGCCGACTACGCCGGCAAGCGCAAGGTGCTCAATATCATCCCAAGCGTCGATACGCCGACTTGCGCCATGTCGACGCGCAAGTTCAACGAGCTTGCCTCGTCGCTTGCCAATACCGTGGTACTGGTCGTCTCCGCCGACCTGCCCTTTGCGGCCAAGCGCTTCTGCGGTGCCGAGGGGCTGGATGACGTGATCACCCTGTCGACGTTCCGCCATCCCGAGTTCCATCGCGATTACGGCGTGGCACTCTCCAGCGGGCCGATGGCTGGGTTGACGGCGCGGGCGGTGGTGGTCATCGATGAAAACGATCAAGTGATCTACAGTCAATTGGTGGACGAGATCAAACACGAACCGGATTACGATGCGGCGCTGGCCGCGCTAACCTGA
- a CDS encoding DUF1415 domain-containing protein: MEPLMRCLAATQAWVETFVVKHGICPFAAREVAAQRIRYRAVSANDWSETLLALLEECRRLDEDSEVETTLLVLSEGSDDFDDYLDLLGVAEDLLADQGYDGIYQLASFHPDYRFEGGAEDDESHYTNRSPWPMLHLLREASLTRVLEHYPDPESIPERNIALMHELGRETLERRLATLKMLG, from the coding sequence ATGGAACCCCTCATGCGCTGTCTTGCCGCTACCCAGGCTTGGGTCGAGACCTTCGTAGTGAAGCATGGTATCTGCCCCTTCGCCGCTCGCGAAGTGGCCGCCCAGCGGATCCGGTATCGTGCCGTCTCGGCCAATGACTGGAGCGAGACGTTGCTTGCCCTGCTCGAGGAGTGCCGCCGGCTCGACGAGGATAGCGAGGTCGAGACCACGCTGCTGGTATTGAGTGAGGGGAGCGATGACTTCGATGACTACCTTGACCTATTGGGCGTGGCCGAGGATCTGCTCGCCGACCAGGGGTACGACGGCATCTACCAGCTGGCGAGCTTCCATCCCGATTATCGTTTCGAGGGGGGCGCCGAGGATGACGAGAGCCACTACACCAATCGCTCGCCGTGGCCGATGTTGCATCTGCTGCGTGAAGCGAGCCTGACCCGCGTGCTGGAACACTACCCCGATCCGGAAAGCATTCCTGAGCGAAACATTGCCCTGATGCATGAGCTGGGCCGGGAAACACTGGAGCGTCGCTTGGCGACGCTCAAGATGCTTGGCTGA
- a CDS encoding aldo/keto reductase, with protein sequence MVTLPATVSQPDVTLPAIGQGTWHMGEDMTANRDEVRALQQGLELGMRLIDTAEMYAEGGAETVVGEALLGRRDQAFLVSKVYPWNAGRTSAIEACERSLKRLGTDHLDLYLLHWPGNIALEETLEAFERLQEQGKVKRFGVSNFDADAMAALHAVPGASECATNQVLYHLGSRGIERRLRPWMREHGMPIMAYSPIAQGGRLRDELMTDADVLEMASSLGITPAQLLLAWSIRPVAGQRDVIAIPKAVRSEHVEQNARALDIVLDDEVIERLEAAFPAPDHDVPLDII encoded by the coding sequence ATGGTCACCCTACCTGCTACCGTCAGCCAGCCCGACGTGACCCTACCGGCCATCGGCCAGGGCACCTGGCACATGGGCGAGGACATGACGGCTAACCGTGACGAGGTACGCGCCCTGCAGCAGGGGCTCGAGCTTGGCATGAGGCTGATCGACACCGCCGAGATGTATGCCGAGGGCGGTGCCGAAACGGTGGTTGGCGAGGCGCTTCTTGGCCGCCGCGACCAGGCATTCCTGGTCTCCAAGGTCTACCCGTGGAATGCCGGCCGCACTAGCGCCATCGAGGCGTGCGAACGCAGCTTGAAGCGGCTGGGCACCGATCATCTCGACCTCTACCTGCTGCACTGGCCGGGCAATATTGCCCTCGAGGAGACACTCGAGGCCTTCGAGCGCTTGCAGGAACAGGGTAAGGTCAAGCGCTTCGGTGTCTCCAACTTCGATGCCGACGCCATGGCCGCGCTGCATGCCGTGCCGGGCGCCAGCGAGTGCGCCACCAACCAGGTGCTTTACCACCTGGGCTCGCGCGGCATCGAGCGGCGCCTGCGCCCCTGGATGCGCGAGCATGGCATGCCGATCATGGCCTATAGCCCCATTGCCCAGGGCGGCCGGCTACGCGATGAGCTGATGACCGATGCCGACGTGCTGGAGATGGCATCCAGCCTTGGCATTACCCCGGCGCAATTGCTGCTCGCCTGGTCGATTCGCCCCGTCGCTGGGCAGCGCGATGTAATCGCGATTCCCAAGGCGGTCAGAAGCGAGCATGTCGAACAGAATGCCCGTGCCCTGGATATCGTGCTGGACGACGAGGTGATCGAACGGCTCGAGGCGGCATTCCCCGCCCCGGATCACGACGTGCCGCTCGATATCATCTGA
- the nfi gene encoding deoxyribonuclease V (cleaves DNA at apurinic or apyrimidinic sites): MTPLHEWTPTPETAIALQRELAPRIEREDRIGNVSRIAGVDIGFEEEGTITRAAVVLLDWPSLTPLEQVVHREPTRMPYIPGLLSFREIPAALDAFAKLSMTPELVMVDGQGIAHPRRLGVASHLGLWLDLPTIGVAKSILCGRHDEVPEQRGGWTPLRHRGETIGVALRSREKVKPVFVSLGHRISLESSIEWVVRCLGKTKLPEPTRLADRLASRRDQKRVKAAPAGSLFDSLS, encoded by the coding sequence ATGACGCCTCTGCATGAATGGACGCCCACGCCGGAAACGGCAATTGCCCTGCAACGCGAGCTGGCCCCGCGCATCGAGCGCGAGGACCGGATCGGCAACGTCTCGCGCATTGCCGGGGTGGATATCGGTTTCGAGGAAGAGGGAACGATCACTCGCGCAGCAGTGGTGCTGCTCGACTGGCCGTCGCTCACCCCGCTCGAGCAGGTGGTCCACCGCGAGCCGACGCGGATGCCCTATATCCCCGGGCTGCTGTCGTTTCGCGAGATTCCCGCCGCGCTCGACGCGTTCGCCAAGCTCTCCATGACACCTGAACTGGTGATGGTCGACGGCCAGGGCATCGCCCACCCACGGCGGTTGGGGGTGGCCTCGCACCTGGGGCTGTGGCTCGATCTGCCGACCATTGGTGTTGCCAAGTCGATCCTGTGCGGTCGCCATGACGAGGTGCCCGAGCAGCGCGGCGGATGGACACCGCTGCGTCACCGCGGCGAGACCATCGGCGTTGCACTGCGCAGCCGCGAGAAAGTCAAGCCGGTGTTCGTGTCGCTGGGGCATCGCATTAGCCTGGAGAGCTCGATCGAATGGGTGGTGCGCTGCCTGGGCAAGACCAAGCTGCCCGAACCGACGCGCCTGGCCGATCGGCTTGCCTCGCGGCGCGACCAGAAGCGAGTGAAGGCAGCTCCTGCCGGCTCGCTCTTCGATTCGCTCTCCTAG
- a CDS encoding exonuclease SbcCD subunit D C-terminal domain-containing protein, giving the protein MLTLIHTADWHLGQTFHGQERHVEHRAFLDWLLETLAKRRADALLVAGDVFDVVNPSMRAQELLYDFIVAAHRRLPQLDIVMTAGNHDSGNRIELPAPLMRRLNTHALGRVQWCDDGTLDAERLLVPLTDAEGETCAWCLALPFLRPAEVTGHGLTPSDDNESERGNHYVAGISRVHEQLIAAARERRAPGQALVAMSHAHLRGAAVSEASERPIVIGGEESLSASLFPADIAYVALGHLHRPQQVSEARIRYSGSPLPLDFSEVSYPHQVVEVTLKGESLMKAEAIAVPRTIAMQRIGPAGLDEVLAELEALAPDQMLPRERWPWLEVRVTLSAPVPDLRARVEAALEGKALRLLRLERQLPKIDTDSAPQRVNLESLGPKTLFERTWQARWGEPPIDEVMADFDRLRQEVLDDDDEERPNGEASA; this is encoded by the coding sequence GTGCTTACGCTGATTCATACCGCCGACTGGCACCTGGGCCAGACCTTCCATGGCCAGGAGCGCCATGTCGAACATCGCGCCTTTCTCGATTGGCTGCTGGAGACGCTCGCCAAGCGCCGCGCCGATGCTCTGCTGGTGGCCGGCGATGTCTTCGATGTGGTCAACCCGTCGATGAGGGCCCAGGAGCTGCTCTACGACTTCATCGTCGCCGCACATCGCCGTCTGCCGCAGCTGGATATCGTGATGACCGCCGGCAACCACGACAGCGGCAACCGCATCGAACTGCCCGCACCCTTGATGCGACGCCTCAACACGCATGCCCTGGGCCGTGTGCAGTGGTGCGACGACGGCACCCTCGACGCCGAACGTCTATTGGTACCCCTGACCGATGCCGAGGGAGAGACCTGTGCCTGGTGCCTGGCGTTGCCCTTCCTGCGCCCCGCCGAGGTCACCGGTCACGGCCTGACGCCAAGCGATGACAACGAAAGCGAGCGCGGTAACCATTACGTGGCCGGCATCAGCCGCGTACATGAACAGCTGATCGCTGCCGCCCGCGAGCGGCGCGCTCCCGGCCAAGCGCTGGTCGCCATGAGTCATGCTCACCTGCGCGGCGCGGCCGTCTCCGAGGCGAGCGAGCGTCCCATCGTGATCGGCGGTGAGGAGTCGCTCTCCGCCAGCCTGTTCCCTGCGGACATCGCCTACGTGGCACTCGGCCATCTGCACCGCCCCCAGCAGGTCAGCGAGGCGCGAATCCGCTACAGCGGCAGTCCGTTGCCGTTGGATTTCAGCGAAGTGAGCTACCCGCACCAGGTGGTCGAGGTCACGCTCAAGGGCGAATCGCTGATGAAAGCAGAGGCAATTGCGGTACCCCGCACCATTGCCATGCAGCGCATCGGCCCCGCCGGCCTGGATGAGGTGCTGGCCGAACTCGAGGCCCTGGCGCCCGACCAGATGTTACCCCGGGAGCGGTGGCCCTGGCTCGAGGTGCGCGTCACGCTCTCGGCGCCGGTACCCGACCTGCGCGCCCGGGTGGAGGCCGCGCTGGAGGGCAAGGCGCTGCGCCTGCTGCGCCTGGAACGCCAGCTACCTAAAATCGACACTGACAGCGCCCCACAACGCGTCAACCTGGAATCCCTAGGCCCGAAAACGCTCTTCGAGCGCACCTGGCAGGCGCGCTGGGGAGAACCGCCCATCGACGAGGTCATGGCCGATTTCGACCGGCTGCGACAGGAGGTGCTGGATGACGATGACGAGGAACGCCCGAACGGGGAGGCATCGGCATGA